One window of the uncultured Paludibaculum sp. genome contains the following:
- the scpA gene encoding methylmalonyl-CoA mutase encodes MRPDFTKIDYAAPAPAAAPASASAQNWITNEQIAVKPYYTEEDLAGLEHLEYAAGLPPYLRGPYSTMYVMRPWTIRQYAGFSTAEESNAFYRRNLAAGQKGLSVAFDLATHRGYDSDHERVTGDVGKAGVAIDSVEDMKILFNQIPLDQMSVSMTMNGAVLPIMAFYIVAAEEQGVPTQKLSGTIQNDILKEFMVRNTYIYPPAPSMHIIGDIFRYCSERMPKFNCISISGYHMQEAGATADIELAYTLADGLEYLRTGIKSGLNVDEFAPRLSFFWAIGMNHFMEIAKMRAARVLWAKIVKSFHPKNPKSMALRTHSQTSGWSLTAQDVFNNVVRTAVEATAAALGHTQSLHTNALDEAIALPTDFSARIARNTQIYLQEETGICRVVDPWAGSYYVESLTNELMQKAWHLIQEVETLGGMTKAIETGLPKMRIEEAAARRQARIDSGKETIVGINKYRLEQEEQLDVLMVDNQAVRESQVRRLNEVKATRDSSAVQAALDALTKCAETGEGNVLELAVTAARLRATLGEISMALEKVHGRYQAVNRTISGVYSSESQSDPEFQKASKAAEEFSKLEGRRPRLLVAKMGQDGHDRGAKVVATAFADLGFDVDVGPLFATPKEVARMAVENDVHAVGVSSLAGGHKSLVPELVAELRRLGREDIVVFVGGVIPPQDYDELKAAGAIDVFGPGSVIPVCAQKVLAALMEMPSAA; translated from the coding sequence ATGCGTCCGGATTTCACAAAGATTGACTATGCGGCTCCGGCCCCAGCGGCCGCTCCTGCATCCGCTTCGGCCCAGAACTGGATCACCAACGAACAGATCGCGGTGAAGCCTTACTACACCGAGGAGGATCTGGCCGGGCTCGAGCATCTCGAGTACGCGGCGGGTCTGCCGCCGTACCTGCGCGGACCCTACTCCACCATGTACGTCATGCGGCCCTGGACCATCCGGCAGTACGCCGGGTTCTCCACCGCCGAAGAGTCGAACGCCTTCTACCGCCGCAATCTCGCGGCTGGCCAGAAGGGTCTCTCGGTCGCCTTCGACCTGGCGACGCACCGCGGCTACGACAGCGATCATGAGCGGGTGACGGGCGATGTCGGCAAAGCCGGCGTGGCCATCGATTCGGTCGAGGACATGAAGATCCTCTTCAATCAGATCCCGCTGGACCAGATGTCGGTGTCGATGACCATGAACGGCGCCGTGCTGCCGATTATGGCCTTCTACATCGTGGCCGCCGAAGAGCAAGGTGTGCCCACGCAGAAGCTGAGCGGAACCATTCAGAACGACATTCTGAAGGAGTTCATGGTCCGCAACACGTACATTTACCCGCCGGCCCCGTCGATGCACATCATTGGCGACATCTTCCGGTATTGCTCCGAGCGGATGCCCAAGTTCAACTGCATCTCGATCTCGGGTTATCACATGCAGGAAGCCGGCGCGACCGCCGATATCGAACTGGCTTACACACTGGCCGATGGGCTGGAATACCTGCGCACCGGCATCAAGTCCGGTTTGAACGTCGATGAATTCGCGCCGCGCCTGAGCTTCTTCTGGGCCATCGGCATGAACCACTTCATGGAGATCGCCAAGATGCGCGCGGCTCGCGTGCTGTGGGCGAAGATCGTCAAGTCGTTCCACCCGAAGAACCCGAAGTCGATGGCGCTGCGTACGCACTCGCAGACCTCGGGCTGGTCGCTGACGGCTCAGGACGTGTTCAACAACGTGGTGCGTACGGCTGTCGAAGCCACTGCCGCCGCGTTGGGCCATACGCAATCGCTGCACACCAACGCGCTGGACGAAGCCATCGCGCTGCCCACCGATTTCTCGGCGCGTATCGCGAGAAACACCCAGATCTACCTGCAGGAAGAGACCGGCATCTGCCGCGTGGTGGATCCCTGGGCCGGCAGCTACTACGTCGAATCGCTGACCAACGAATTGATGCAGAAGGCGTGGCATCTCATCCAGGAAGTGGAAACCTTGGGCGGCATGACCAAGGCGATTGAAACCGGCCTGCCGAAGATGCGCATTGAAGAGGCGGCGGCCCGCCGTCAGGCGCGCATCGACTCCGGCAAGGAGACGATCGTCGGCATCAATAAGTACCGGCTGGAGCAGGAAGAACAGCTCGACGTGCTGATGGTCGACAACCAGGCCGTCCGCGAGAGCCAGGTCCGGCGGCTGAACGAAGTGAAGGCCACGCGCGATTCCTCCGCTGTCCAGGCCGCTCTCGACGCGCTGACCAAGTGCGCCGAAACGGGCGAAGGCAACGTGCTGGAACTCGCCGTCACCGCTGCCCGACTGCGGGCGACATTGGGTGAGATCTCCATGGCGCTCGAGAAGGTGCATGGGAGGTACCAGGCCGTCAACCGCACGATCTCCGGTGTCTACTCCAGCGAGAGCCAGAGCGATCCGGAGTTCCAGAAGGCCAGCAAGGCCGCTGAGGAGTTCTCCAAACTGGAAGGCCGGCGGCCGCGCCTGCTGGTCGCCAAGATGGGCCAGGACGGGCACGATCGCGGAGCCAAAGTGGTGGCCACCGCCTTCGCCGACCTCGGCTTCGACGTCGACGTCGGGCCGCTATTCGCCACCCCCAAGGAAGTGGCGCGCATGGCGGTCGAAAACGACGTGCATGCGGTGGGCGTCAGCTCTCTCGCCGGCGGTCACAAGTCGCTGGTTCCTGAGCTGGTGGCTGAACTGAGGCGGCTGGGCCGTGAGGACATCGTGGTATTTGTGGGTGGCGTGATTCCTCCCCAGGACTACGATGAGCTCAAGGCGGCCGGCGCGATCGATGTGTTTGGACCGGGTTCAGTGATTCCTGTCTGCGCGCAGAAGGTGCTGGCGGCATTGATGGAGATGCCGAGTGCCGCCTGA
- a CDS encoding methylmalonyl-CoA mutase family protein → MPDASPGTDTLRLKEEFPPVSTADWEATIIADLKGADYEKRLVWKTEEGIAVRPYYRKENLPAQTARALNAGPWAIAQGPAPEGAIQAAAHHEAGATAVQELAYAIAEGADRLAGGADPAQTFVFAVGSNYFVEIAKLRAARLLWKRVVSAFGMPEAPVRIHTVTALENKSIYDPYTNLLRVTTEALSGVLGGADSLNVQASGFPDRLARNVQLVIKEEAHLDKVADPAGGSYYIEALTDALAQAAWKLFQQIEAEGGFASAQGTISAAIAVSRAAKEKAVASRRRVLVGVNNYPDIHEKELDHAGALSGWHLAAPIEQIRLRTERYAKTAGKTPKVLLLKRGDLKMKMARGQFCQNFFGCAGFDIQESESYEGTDAALIVLCSSDPEYIEFAREVCSNVKVPVVVAGNPKEQIEELKALGVAGFVHVLSNMVDTLNEWQDKLGIGGKEEK, encoded by the coding sequence ATGCCTGATGCATCACCGGGCACCGATACTTTGCGCCTGAAGGAAGAGTTTCCGCCGGTCTCGACGGCCGACTGGGAAGCGACGATCATCGCCGATCTGAAGGGCGCGGACTACGAGAAGCGGCTGGTTTGGAAGACGGAAGAGGGCATTGCGGTGCGGCCCTACTACCGCAAGGAAAACCTGCCCGCGCAGACAGCGCGTGCGTTGAATGCCGGCCCGTGGGCGATCGCCCAGGGACCCGCTCCAGAAGGCGCCATTCAGGCCGCCGCTCATCACGAAGCGGGCGCGACCGCTGTTCAGGAACTGGCCTATGCGATCGCCGAAGGCGCCGACCGTCTGGCCGGCGGCGCGGATCCGGCGCAGACGTTTGTCTTCGCCGTCGGCTCCAACTACTTTGTCGAGATCGCCAAGCTGCGCGCCGCCCGCCTCCTCTGGAAGCGGGTGGTCTCCGCGTTCGGCATGCCGGAAGCGCCAGTACGGATCCATACCGTCACCGCGCTCGAGAACAAGAGCATCTACGACCCCTACACGAACCTGCTGCGGGTCACCACCGAGGCCCTCTCTGGCGTGCTGGGCGGCGCGGACTCGTTGAACGTGCAGGCGAGCGGATTCCCGGATCGCCTGGCCAGGAACGTTCAGCTCGTCATCAAGGAAGAGGCGCACCTGGATAAGGTGGCCGATCCGGCCGGCGGTTCCTATTACATCGAGGCACTGACGGACGCCCTGGCGCAGGCTGCCTGGAAGCTCTTCCAGCAGATTGAAGCCGAGGGTGGCTTTGCCTCCGCGCAGGGCACCATCTCGGCGGCCATCGCGGTCTCCCGCGCGGCCAAGGAGAAGGCGGTCGCTTCGCGCCGCCGGGTTCTCGTCGGCGTGAACAACTATCCGGACATTCACGAAAAGGAACTGGACCACGCCGGAGCCTTGAGCGGCTGGCACCTGGCCGCGCCGATTGAGCAAATCCGGCTGCGCACCGAACGGTACGCCAAGACTGCGGGCAAGACGCCCAAGGTTCTGCTGCTGAAGCGCGGCGATCTCAAGATGAAGATGGCCCGCGGACAGTTCTGCCAGAACTTCTTCGGTTGCGCCGGCTTCGACATCCAGGAGAGCGAGAGCTACGAAGGCACCGACGCGGCGCTGATCGTGTTGTGCAGCTCCGATCCCGAGTACATCGAGTTCGCCCGCGAAGTCTGCTCCAATGTGAAGGTGCCGGTGGTGGTGGCCGGTAATCCGAAGGAGCAGATCGAGGAACTGAAGGCTCTTGGCGTGGCCGGCTTCGTTCACGTCCTCTCGAACATGGTGGACACCCTGAACGAGTGGCAGGACAAGCTGGGTATCGGCGGAAAGGAGGAGAAGTAA
- a CDS encoding VOC family protein, which translates to MVNELIAAGFEFVDHVAIAVKQGELDAQVLKYKALGFTELHREEVYGKHQVREVLLQIGAGPNLIQLLEPMSPESPVAKQIEKSGGRGGFAHLAFRVKDINVAYAAMKEKGFNLTQEPGPGSRGTMIFFVHPKDFSYLIEVVQEGTPHA; encoded by the coding sequence ATGGTTAACGAACTGATTGCCGCCGGATTTGAATTTGTCGATCACGTCGCCATCGCGGTAAAGCAGGGCGAGTTGGACGCCCAGGTGTTGAAGTACAAGGCCTTGGGGTTCACCGAACTACACCGGGAAGAGGTCTATGGCAAACACCAGGTGCGGGAAGTCCTGCTGCAGATCGGCGCCGGCCCGAATCTGATCCAGTTGCTGGAGCCGATGTCGCCGGAGTCGCCGGTCGCGAAGCAGATTGAAAAGAGCGGCGGCCGCGGCGGATTCGCTCATCTGGCGTTCCGGGTGAAGGACATCAACGTGGCCTACGCCGCGATGAAGGAGAAGGGATTCAATCTGACGCAGGAGCCGGGACCGGGCTCGCGTGGCACGATGATCTTCTTCGTCCATCCGAAGGATTTCAGCTATCTGATCGAAGTGGTCCAGGAGGGCACACCCCATGCCTGA
- a CDS encoding acetyl-CoA hydrolase/transferase family protein — MSLPFPILTAEEAAELIHHGSTIGFSGFTPAGAAKAIPFALAEKAKREHAAGREFKVGVLTGASTGKSLDGALAEAEAISFRTPYQSNAILRKQINLGHVKFVDMHLSLLPQNVRYGFLGPVHWAVVEACDITPGGGIVLSTSVGAANTYLRLADKVLIELNAKHPATLLGMHDIFEPLDPPARQEIPVYASSDRIGSPICVVDPKKIAGVVLTNQADETAGFDEPTPVTDQIGQNVADFLVAEMKANRIPPQFLPLQSGVGNIANAVLGALGRSKEVPAFEMYTEVLQDSVVPLLESGRCTFASTCALTLSPGAMQNVTSNIEFFKSRILMRPQEISNHPEIVRRLGIVSMNTAIEVDLGGNVNSTHVMGKTMMNGIGGSGDFTRNAYLSIFSCPSTAKGGKISAIVPLASHMDHSEHSVQVIITEQGVADLRGKDPRERAELIINNCAHPDYRQQLRDYLAFTAPTSHEPLSLSLGLAMHRQFTRSGDMRNINWADYR, encoded by the coding sequence ATGTCACTACCGTTCCCCATTCTCACCGCGGAAGAGGCGGCTGAGCTGATTCATCATGGCTCCACTATCGGGTTTAGCGGATTTACTCCGGCCGGCGCGGCCAAGGCCATTCCCTTTGCGCTCGCCGAGAAGGCGAAGCGGGAACACGCCGCGGGGCGCGAGTTCAAAGTCGGTGTGTTGACCGGCGCCTCCACCGGCAAGTCGCTCGACGGCGCGCTGGCCGAGGCCGAAGCGATCAGCTTCCGGACTCCGTATCAGTCGAACGCGATCCTGCGCAAGCAGATCAACCTGGGCCATGTGAAATTCGTCGATATGCACCTGTCGCTGCTGCCGCAGAATGTGCGCTACGGATTCCTGGGTCCGGTGCATTGGGCCGTCGTCGAGGCGTGTGACATTACGCCCGGCGGTGGCATCGTGTTGTCCACCTCAGTGGGCGCGGCGAACACCTACCTGCGCCTGGCGGACAAGGTCCTGATCGAGCTGAACGCGAAGCACCCAGCCACCCTGCTGGGCATGCACGACATCTTCGAACCGCTGGATCCGCCGGCCCGCCAGGAGATCCCGGTGTACGCGTCGTCCGACCGCATCGGGTCGCCGATTTGCGTCGTGGATCCCAAGAAGATCGCCGGTGTCGTCCTGACGAACCAGGCCGACGAAACGGCCGGCTTCGACGAGCCGACGCCCGTGACCGACCAGATCGGGCAGAACGTGGCGGACTTCCTGGTGGCCGAGATGAAGGCCAATCGCATTCCGCCGCAGTTCCTGCCGCTGCAATCGGGCGTTGGCAACATCGCTAACGCGGTGCTGGGCGCCCTGGGCCGCAGCAAGGAGGTGCCTGCCTTTGAGATGTACACCGAGGTTCTGCAGGACTCAGTCGTGCCGCTGCTCGAAAGTGGCCGCTGCACCTTCGCTTCCACCTGCGCGCTGACCCTGTCGCCCGGGGCGATGCAGAATGTGACGTCGAACATCGAATTCTTCAAGAGCCGCATTCTGATGCGCCCGCAGGAGATTTCAAACCATCCCGAAATCGTGCGGCGTCTGGGGATCGTCTCGATGAACACGGCGATCGAGGTCGACCTCGGCGGCAACGTCAATTCAACGCACGTCATGGGGAAGACCATGATGAACGGCATCGGCGGCTCCGGCGACTTCACCCGCAATGCGTATTTGTCGATCTTCTCGTGCCCGTCGACGGCCAAGGGTGGCAAGATCTCCGCCATCGTGCCGTTGGCTTCGCACATGGATCACAGCGAGCACTCGGTGCAGGTCATCATCACGGAGCAGGGCGTGGCCGACCTGCGCGGCAAGGATCCGCGCGAGCGCGCCGAACTGATCATCAACAACTGCGCGCACCCGGACTATCGCCAGCAGTTGCGCGATTATCTCGCGTTTACCGCGCCGACGAGCCATGAGCCGCTGTCGTTGTCGCTGGGCTTGGCGATGCATCGCCAGTTCACGCGCAGCGGGGACATGCGAAACATTAATTGGGCGGATTACCGATAA
- a CDS encoding carboxyl transferase domain-containing protein — MSIKSMDTRVEELRKKRQQVMQGGGADKLDKHRASGKMTARERVDALVDAGSFMETGLFAQHRATLFGMAGKETAADGVVTGSAAIHGRLVHVASQDFTVLGGSAGELHSTKVAEAMLQSLKTGSPFVFINDSGGARVQEGIDSLSGYGKVFYTNVMLSGAVPQISLICGPCAGGAAYSPALTDFIIQTRKAQMFITGPQVIKQVTGETVTAEDLGGPDAHMAKSGVIHFIAEDDKDALLLCQKLLSFLPSNNLEDPPEIAGEYNCEPNAELGTIVPVDGKKGYDVRDVILRIIDNGDFLEVQSGHAANIVIGFARICGRSVGIIANQPAVQAGVLDIDASSKGARFIRFCNAFNIPLVTLVDVPGFLPGVQQEYGGIIRHGAKLLFAYSAATVPKITVILRKAYGGAYLAMCCKDLGADRSYAWPTAEIAVMGAEGAAEIVFRKEISEATDKAGKRKEMIDQYREAFSNPFVAAGRRLVDDIIEPADTRKVISQALEYLHTKRELRPGKKHGLMPL; from the coding sequence ATGTCGATTAAATCGATGGACACCAGGGTTGAAGAGCTGAGAAAGAAACGCCAGCAGGTGATGCAGGGCGGAGGCGCGGACAAGCTGGATAAGCACCGCGCTAGCGGGAAAATGACGGCGCGGGAGCGGGTGGACGCGCTGGTGGACGCAGGTTCGTTCATGGAGACCGGGCTGTTTGCGCAGCACCGGGCCACCCTGTTCGGCATGGCCGGAAAAGAGACGGCGGCCGATGGTGTGGTAACGGGTTCGGCCGCGATCCACGGCCGGCTGGTGCATGTGGCGAGCCAGGATTTCACGGTGTTGGGTGGCTCGGCCGGAGAGCTGCACTCGACCAAGGTGGCCGAGGCGATGCTGCAGTCGCTGAAGACCGGTTCCCCCTTTGTATTCATTAACGACTCGGGTGGGGCCCGCGTGCAGGAGGGCATCGACTCGCTCTCCGGTTACGGTAAGGTCTTTTATACCAACGTGATGTTGAGCGGCGCGGTGCCTCAGATCTCGCTCATCTGCGGACCCTGTGCCGGTGGCGCGGCCTATTCGCCGGCACTGACCGACTTCATCATCCAGACGCGCAAGGCGCAGATGTTCATTACGGGTCCGCAGGTCATCAAGCAGGTGACGGGCGAGACGGTGACGGCCGAAGACCTGGGTGGACCCGATGCGCACATGGCGAAGTCGGGTGTGATCCACTTCATCGCGGAAGACGACAAGGACGCGCTGCTGCTGTGCCAGAAGCTGCTGAGCTTCCTGCCGTCGAACAACCTGGAAGATCCGCCGGAGATCGCCGGTGAGTACAACTGTGAACCGAATGCGGAACTGGGCACGATCGTTCCGGTGGACGGCAAGAAGGGCTACGACGTCCGCGACGTCATTCTCCGGATCATCGACAACGGCGACTTCCTGGAAGTGCAGTCGGGCCACGCGGCGAACATCGTGATCGGATTCGCGCGCATCTGCGGCCGCAGCGTCGGCATCATCGCCAACCAACCGGCGGTGCAGGCCGGCGTGCTGGATATCGACGCGAGCAGCAAAGGCGCGCGGTTCATCCGGTTCTGCAATGCGTTCAACATCCCCCTGGTCACGCTGGTGGACGTGCCTGGCTTCCTGCCGGGCGTTCAACAGGAATACGGTGGCATTATCCGCCACGGCGCGAAGCTGCTGTTTGCCTACTCCGCCGCGACGGTGCCCAAGATCACGGTGATCCTGCGGAAAGCCTACGGCGGCGCATATCTGGCCATGTGCTGCAAGGACCTGGGCGCCGATCGCAGTTACGCCTGGCCCACTGCTGAAATCGCCGTCATGGGCGCTGAAGGCGCGGCCGAGATTGTGTTCCGGAAGGAAATCTCCGAAGCCACCGACAAGGCTGGCAAGCGCAAGGAGATGATCGACCAGTACCGGGAAGCGTTCTCGAACCCGTTTGTCGCCGCCGGCCGCCGGCTGGTGGACGATATCATCGAGCCGGCCGACACCCGCAAGGTGATCTCGCAGGCTCTGGAATACCTGCACACGAAGCGCGAACTCAGGCCGGGCAAAAAGCACGGACTGATGCCGCTGTAG
- a CDS encoding biotin/lipoyl-containing protein: protein MKLKITIDQKVYEVEVEASAPEQPQLPPVGYLMQPAAVRVPAAQPAPAAAHGGAPVNEDKVCRSPISGIVVKITAQEGQNIQTGDTILVLEAMKMETNITAPLAGKISKINVNPGDGVQAGAVLVEFE, encoded by the coding sequence GTGAAATTGAAGATTACAATTGACCAAAAAGTCTATGAAGTCGAGGTAGAAGCCTCGGCGCCCGAGCAGCCGCAACTGCCTCCGGTGGGCTACCTGATGCAGCCTGCAGCCGTGCGCGTGCCTGCGGCGCAACCAGCCCCGGCCGCCGCCCACGGTGGAGCGCCCGTCAACGAAGACAAGGTCTGCCGCAGCCCGATCTCTGGCATCGTCGTGAAGATTACGGCGCAGGAAGGCCAGAATATCCAGACCGGCGATACGATTCTGGTGCTGGAAGCGATGAAGATGGAGACCAACATCACGGCGCCCTTGGCCGGCAAGATCTCCAAGATCAACGTGAATCCGGGCGATGGTGTGCAGGCAGGTGCTGTCCTGGTGGAATTCGAGTAA
- the meaB gene encoding methylmalonyl Co-A mutase-associated GTPase MeaB, with product MPPDPTPGATSGGGRPRRGRLSAEAYVDGVLRGDRVVLARAITVIESELPSDSDLAERILEGVLPQSGGSRRIGITGVPGAGKSTFIDTLGLHLVREHGEKVAVLSVDPSSPISGGSILGDKTRMERLSMEEDAFIRPSPSKCHLGGVARRTRETILLCEAAGYRNVIVETVGVGQSETAVRSMTDYFLLLMISGAGDELQGIKRGIIEMIDGMVINKADGDNKPRAERARVEYSNALHLFPMSPDGWSPKVLTCSSLTGEGVPEVWESVLEHRAQMKANGHFHDRRRRQALNWMQELISLGLEAQFKADPQVSARLPLMTEEVRRGHMSSFSAARELLALFHPARKGSE from the coding sequence GTGCCGCCTGATCCCACGCCAGGCGCAACATCCGGCGGCGGGCGGCCTCGACGGGGCCGCCTGTCCGCTGAAGCATATGTGGACGGCGTCCTGCGCGGCGATCGGGTCGTGCTGGCGCGGGCCATTACCGTCATAGAAAGCGAACTCCCCTCAGACAGCGACTTGGCCGAACGGATCCTGGAAGGTGTCCTTCCGCAGTCCGGCGGCTCGCGCCGCATCGGCATCACCGGAGTGCCCGGAGCAGGGAAGTCGACCTTCATCGACACCCTGGGCCTGCACCTCGTTCGCGAGCACGGCGAGAAGGTGGCCGTGCTGAGTGTGGATCCCTCCAGTCCGATCTCGGGCGGCAGCATCCTGGGCGACAAGACCCGCATGGAGCGGTTGTCGATGGAGGAGGACGCGTTTATCCGCCCCTCTCCTTCGAAGTGCCATCTCGGTGGCGTGGCCCGCCGCACGCGCGAGACCATCCTGCTGTGCGAGGCCGCCGGCTACCGGAATGTCATCGTAGAGACGGTGGGCGTCGGGCAGAGCGAGACTGCGGTGCGGTCGATGACCGATTACTTCCTGCTGCTGATGATCTCCGGCGCGGGCGATGAGTTGCAAGGCATCAAGCGCGGCATCATCGAGATGATCGACGGGATGGTCATCAACAAGGCGGACGGCGACAACAAACCGCGAGCCGAACGCGCGCGCGTGGAGTATTCGAACGCCCTGCACCTGTTCCCAATGAGTCCCGACGGCTGGTCACCCAAGGTGCTGACCTGCTCTTCGTTGACTGGCGAAGGCGTACCCGAGGTGTGGGAGTCAGTGCTGGAGCATCGGGCGCAGATGAAAGCCAATGGCCATTTCCATGATCGCCGCCGCCGGCAGGCTCTCAACTGGATGCAGGAGTTGATCAGCCTCGGCCTAGAGGCCCAGTTCAAGGCAGACCCTCAGGTGAGCGCCCGCCTGCCGTTGATGACGGAAGAAGTCCGCCGGGGTCACATGAGTTCATTCAGCGCCGCCCGCGAGCTGCTGGCGCTATTTCATCCGGCCCGCAAGGGCTCCGAATAG